The Musa acuminata AAA Group cultivar baxijiao unplaced genomic scaffold, Cavendish_Baxijiao_AAA HiC_scaffold_412, whole genome shotgun sequence genome contains the following window.
ACAGGTGATGGGCAAGGTTGGGTTTAATTTCCCAGTTGCACTTTCTTTGATCCACTATGTAACTTCTTGGCTTCTCATGGCCATCTTCAAGGCACTCTCTCTACTGCCTGCTTCGCCTCCTTCTAAAGCCACaccattttcttctttatttctaTTGGGTGCAGTGATGTCTCTTGCCACAGGGCTCGCTAATGTCAGCTTACAACATAACAGGTGAGATTGTCATGCAAGAACTGATATGATTTGGAAGCTATACCCCCCTTTTCCTTGCAAAGTGATGCCCTATTTGGTTCTGATGCTTGGATCTCTTTCTTCTGTTATTTTTTATCCTGTTCTTATTTGCAGTGTGGGTTTCTATCAGATGGCTAAGATAGCTGTCACTCCAACAATTGTTCTAGCTGAGTttataattttcaacaagaagGTTTCTGTTCACAAGGTGCACTTGCTTGTCCTATTAATCATCTCTTTCTTCAGTATTCTATAACTCTGATGGAGTTGGTCTGGCTCGAGCAAAATATTTTCTTAGGAAGTGCTGAAGATGTTATGGAAGTTCTAGCCGGTTCATTTTTCCATATATTGTTGTCTACACACCATTAAAATTAAACATTTTATACACCTGAATATGCAGCAAAATCTATATGGTAGCTTCTTTTCCTGTGAATATACACCTAATAGGCCAAAATACCACATCTTTGTCTGACACTTGCAATTGAGCATAAAGGTATATGTATCTGTTTTCCCAAAAGTAATTGAAAATAGTTTGACAATGTCTTAGAGACTGGGTTTTAAGTGAAATGTGCACATAATTTAAACTTGTTTAGGGTGTATGCTAATATACAActaaagaaaatctaagatatagaCGGAATATATTGGTTCCCAAATCTTACTTGATTTAGTTATCAGTGCTTATTTCACAGTAAATAACCTTCAAatttgtttttcctttctttcttgggCAATGCAGGTTATCACATTGGCTATTGTTTCAATCAGTGTGGCTGTTGCAACTGTCACTGATCTAGAATTCAACTTTTTTGGTGCTTGTGTAGCTTTAGCATGGATCGTGCCTGGTGCTATAAATAAAATTCTATGGTCAAATATGCAACAAACTGGAAATTGGACTGCTCTTGCGTAAGCTAACTAGATCTACTAAGCTAGTCACTGCTTCTAAGAATTCTACTGAATCTGTGGTCATTTGATCAGGTTGATGTGGAAAACTAGCCCAATCACTATATTCTTCTTCGTAGCTTTGATGCCTTTGTTAGATCCACCAGGTGTTTTATCCTTCAACTGGAATTGGAACAATGTGGCTGCCATCATCATATCAGCTTTATTTGGATTTCTCCTTCAGTGGTCTGGAGCTTTGGCACTTGGGTAAGTCTTTTGTGACATTTAAGATAATCATTTTAGCAAGAAAACTTTAACACTTCCTGagtagggatttaaattttatcatgtcaatatattttttaatgtctTGGTTTAGAATATTTTTTTGTGTCATCTGTTGCAGTTTCATCAGTGGATATTTAGTAATAATGCTTCCTTCACAACACTGAGATGACAAACATATCATTCATGTGATGGGAAATTCTCCATTTTGGAACTCAATATATTGTTTGTTCAAACTTCACCTGCACAGATGTTATCCTTTCAAACCATTTTTTACATGGGACTTCACTTTTTCAGTCAAGCCTTATAAGAATACAGTTTCTGTTTTTGGAGGAAGGTTATCAACAACTTGAAAGAGGTAAATTTACACAACTAAAACTACAAACTAAACTGCACCTGTTACTTTCATGATATGCACGAGTTATTCCACCATTAATAAGATGGGTTTGTGGCTCCCAGAGCTTTTCTGTCATATTATTTCTTTCGGTTTTCTCATTTCATATCCATCATATAGCTGCCTTGCTGAAATGTATATTATCTTTGATTGTAACACTAAGTTAACATGTCATTACACTATTGTGATGGTAAAAAGCCTCCCTTCTTTACTCCTGTAACTCTCTTTTCATTCTGATTCATGCTATGCAGTGCGACATCTGCTACTTCTCATGTTGTTTTGGGGCAGTTCAAAACATGTGTCATTATGCTTGGTGGATATGTATTCTTTAATTCTGATCCGGGAATGATTAGTTTATGCGGTGCTGTTGTTGCTCTGAGTGGAATGTCATTCTATACTTACCTCAACATGTTGAAGGAGTCAGCAGCAGCAAGTAAGAAGCTACTTCCAAAGCAAAATTCATTCTCCTTAAAACCCAAATCAACCATGGACGACCAGAAGGTTGGTATGGATATTGTGGATTCTGTTTGAGGGAACAACTCCATGGAGCAAAGGAAGCATTTGCTTGACTGACCAAGCTaacttctttgttttctttttctttttgataaaTTTGTCttgtcttctctttctttttgatattttgcTTTTGCAATTTTGATAATCAAGAtgaggtctttttttttttaagaccaGGTCATGTTGTGGAAACATGTTCTTTGTATATAATTTTCCATATCAGAGAATGTAGAGGCTTATTGATTATCTTGTTCTTTCCTTGATGATGTCATGTTGAGTTAGTAATAAAACTATTAACCGTCTTTGGGTTCATTAAATGCTTCCAAAAATCTGTTAGGTTTGTGAGTTCTATGTCATTCAATGAAACTGTTAGCAAATGTTATACAATGTAGACAAGCAAATGTCTCATTATTTTTTCTTTGTTCTCCTCATTTGTAAACATTCTAATTGGATACATTATTTGGTTGGCAGTAGCTAAAATAAATGAAAGGCTAATTTTCAGATatctggtaaaaaaaaaaaatttctttgataaaatgactttcttcCATTTAAGAATATCATAATTCATTTACTTATTCCTACAATCAAACAGGATTTATCTATGTATCAGGGGAAAAAGCTAAAAAATCCTTCTCTAGTTCTCTTCTTGCAGCTAAATGGTTCCTAAAACAGTTCAGGTCATAGTGACAACAGTTCTACAGAATGATCCTAAAACAATATTTTAAGGCATCAAAATtgtacagaaagaaaaaaaatagaaaaaggaagTTGTACAGAAGCAGAAGACAAGCTGCAAAAATTGCAGCCTGTTGTGGAAAATAAAGTGCTTTCCTTGAGACTTATGTATTTGGCTCATTCTGGGTTTAGTATTTGGCTTAGCTCTCGCTTCTGTTGGAAAGAATATAGGACAAAGTTTTCGCATAAATCTCATGTTAGGGTACATTTAGGAGACTTATGTCTAATTCACATGTCTCAATCCAGGGTTAGATTATATTGAGTTGGAAACATCCACTAAATGTGTTTGTGCACTTGGCCAGATAACAGGGAAGCATTCGGCAACTGAAGCATAAACCAGTAGTATATTGGAAGCAGCAAAGTATCATCACCGGAGGACCAAGACTGCTGTACCACAAAATTTTTTATTGATGCCAACAGTTGTTTTAGATTTTATTCAATTCAAAATCCCTTCCACTTTACACCCGCTTATTGTTGTTCTGTCATAATGAAGAACATGGAGGTCTAACATAATTTTATGCTGATAAGATCATAATATATTGAACTCTCAACAGTGCCATATATTGGTAAACTTATTGTTAACATAACCTTTGCAGAACCTGCTACAGTGATTGAAATTTGTCACCTTCTTCTTGGTAAACTGCGGAGTAGTGCATTGAGCAGCAAAAGTTTTGACTGATGGTAACAATTGTGGTAAATTTTATTCAAATCAAAAGTCCTTTCACTCTATATCTGCTTAGTATTATTGTCTGTCATGATTTATGCACATAAGATCATAATATTTGAACTGCCATATGTTGGTGAACTTTTTGGATTGTTGATTCAGAATTTGTAGCACTTTCTACGATGTTTGAGGGAAATTTGTCACCTAGGCTGCTTCTTCTGAGTGTCTTCAGTGTACTGCATTTAGCAGTAAAAGTTTTGAATGATGCTAACAATTGTGGTATATTTTCTTCAAATTAAAGTCCTTTCTACATTAGCAGCAAAAGTTTTGACTGAGTCTAAAGTTGTGGTAGATTATTTAAGTCAAAGCTTTTTCCACTCTACACCTGCTTATTGTTCTCTGTCAAAATGAGGCACTTGGAAGCTTGTCATGACTTGTGCACATAAGATCGTAACATTTGAATTCCCAACAGTGCCATATGTTGGTGAACCTTTTGAACTGTTGACATTGACACAGCTTTTTGACTGCAGGTGTGCTTTTGAAAAAATTATGCAAGTCATGTATTGGGTTCTGCATTGGATTTGGCACTATGGATGAGAATAATTTTTGCAGTTCCTAGATTGGTATTCTATGGTTGCCTTTACTGGTTTTGGAACAAGCAGCATATTATTCCATACTAGTGGTTTGTCTACGGTAAGGATTCGTCCGAACCCATATGATTGGTTAACATATTTTGTGTTGATAAGATAGGAGAGGAAGAATGGAAAAACACTTGAGGACAAGAAGGATGTGTAGGCCAGAGGAAGAGGAATTGTGAGGAGAGGAGGAGGGATATATGTGgggtggaggagaagaagaagatgcgatggagaaagaggaggagactGTGATGAGCAGTGATGACGAATGGATGATGTAATCGAGCAATGGTGTGGGCTCACCAGCAGGCATGGAAGGCATTGTTTCTGagcattaaaataataataataataataataataataataataataataataataataataataataataataataaataatgaatCGAGTTTAAATTCAAATTCTATAGATAATAAAATCTAATATGGATGGTTTTTTTCTATAATGATAGAGAAATGAAAGAGACTTGTGATTTGATGTTATAGGATGGTTTTTTCTATAATAATATGGATGGTTTTTTCTACTATACGTATGTAATTTCTATTACATACATACAGTAGTGAGAAATAACATTGCAGAATGGTTAATGATGTTATAGAGTGTAGAACTTGTGCAGTTGGCATGCATGTGGTGAGAAAAAGTCCTTACATTATATATAGTTGTAAACCCTTACCATTGTAATATGTTGCATTGTATGCAAGCAAGTCAAAGAAAAACAATTTTGAGTTgacaatatatatatcatttgttGTGTATAGATCAATGATTAAGCTGTTAAAACATGATATCCACTTATATACTCTT
Protein-coding sequences here:
- the LOC135658732 gene encoding nucleotide-sugar uncharacterized transporter 2-like codes for the protein MGVWESILGKAGRRFVKRKDSDAGENGRALEQPQSSFYSDFHTSEGAKHQQQRLCGPFVAMTFNFIVAVGIIMANKVVMGKVGFNFPVALSLIHYVTSWLLMAIFKALSLLPASPPSKATPFSSLFLLGAVMSLATGLANVSLQHNSVGFYQMAKIAVTPTIVLAEFIIFNKKVSVHKVITLAIVSISVAVATVTDLEFNFFGACVALAWIVPGAINKILWSNMQQTGNWTALALMWKTSPITIFFFVALMPLLDPPGVLSFNWNWNNVAAIIISALFGFLLQWSGALALGATSATSHVVLGQFKTCVIMLGGYVFFNSDPGMISLCGAVVALSGMSFYTYLNMLKESAAASKKLLPKQNSFSLKPKSTMDDQKVGMDIVDSV